The following are from one region of the Stigmatella ashevillena genome:
- a CDS encoding Crp/Fnr family transcriptional regulator, which translates to MSYSQLLARISLFENLDAEELEHLSSLLRSRRYAKGEVIFHQGDVGTALYIVRKGEVAIRLSSDEGKEVILALLDRGDFFGELALLDEEPRSTDAVAREEADLLSLQREDFRRFLEERPRVAMGLLSTLSRLVRRVTQLVHDTTFLDARTRLVRVLLELAEHQSQPAAQGITITPKLTQSELANLCGLTRESTNKWLRFYVREGLLSYEGGQITLVKPDRLGQDAE; encoded by the coding sequence ATGTCGTATTCACAACTTCTGGCCCGAATCTCTCTCTTTGAAAACCTGGATGCAGAGGAACTGGAACACCTGTCCTCGCTCTTGCGGTCCCGGCGCTATGCCAAGGGCGAGGTCATCTTTCATCAAGGCGATGTGGGAACGGCGCTCTACATCGTTCGCAAGGGCGAGGTGGCCATCCGCCTCAGCTCGGATGAGGGCAAGGAGGTGATTCTGGCGTTGCTCGACCGGGGCGACTTCTTTGGGGAGCTGGCCCTGTTGGACGAGGAGCCGCGCTCGACGGACGCCGTGGCGCGGGAGGAGGCCGACCTCTTGAGCCTCCAGCGTGAGGACTTCCGCCGCTTCCTGGAGGAGCGTCCCCGCGTGGCCATGGGCCTGCTGTCCACGCTGAGCCGTCTGGTCCGGCGTGTCACGCAGCTCGTCCACGACACGACGTTCCTGGATGCGCGCACGCGCTTGGTGCGTGTCTTGCTGGAGCTGGCGGAGCACCAGAGCCAGCCCGCTGCCCAGGGCATCACCATCACCCCGAAGCTCACCCAGTCCGAGCTGGCCAACCTGTGCGGCCTCACCCGGGAGAGCACCAACAAGTGGCTTCGCTTCTACGTCCGCGAGGGGCTGCTGTCCTACGAGGGCGGGCAGATCACCCTCGTCAAACCCGATCGGCTCGGCCAGGACGCCGAGTGA
- a CDS encoding DedA family protein: protein MVEYLDNLIMALGLAGVLILGLAAMLEYLVPPFPGDTITLLGGVYAVRGDHPWPLVFVVVTVGSVAGAAINYWFGTWLARRFEAKPDTSFFGLTHARLVEVQARMRRGGPWLLLANRFLPGIRGVIFIAAGAAHMPRRNALLLGALSAMAHNALVLSVGRAVGGNLERLEGLMARYQMAVGVLVLIGVLAVVIRTLARRRTPVT, encoded by the coding sequence ATGGTGGAGTACCTCGACAACCTCATCATGGCGTTGGGGCTGGCGGGGGTGCTCATCCTGGGCCTGGCGGCGATGCTGGAGTACCTGGTGCCGCCCTTCCCCGGGGATACCATCACCTTGCTGGGAGGGGTGTACGCGGTGCGGGGGGACCACCCCTGGCCCCTCGTCTTCGTGGTGGTGACGGTGGGCAGCGTCGCCGGCGCGGCCATCAACTACTGGTTTGGCACTTGGCTAGCACGGCGCTTCGAGGCAAAGCCAGACACGAGCTTCTTCGGCCTCACGCACGCCCGATTGGTGGAGGTTCAGGCGAGGATGAGGCGCGGAGGGCCCTGGCTGTTGCTGGCCAACCGCTTTTTGCCCGGAATTCGTGGGGTCATCTTCATCGCCGCCGGGGCGGCCCACATGCCCCGGCGCAACGCCCTGCTACTGGGCGCCCTGTCCGCCATGGCCCACAACGCGTTGGTGCTCTCCGTGGGCCGGGCGGTGGGCGGGAACCTTGAGCGCCTGGAAGGGCTGATGGCGCGCTATCAGATGGCCGTGGGGGTCCTGGTCCTCATCGGGGTGCTGGCCGTGGTCATCCGGACCTTGGCACGGCGGCGCACCCCCGTTACCTGA
- a CDS encoding cyclic nucleotide-binding domain-containing protein gives MAAQSRAALSAFPKPSTPPRSKPVAVQPRNGGGEALTRTLRETKDRGMELLAKGRWEAALEMFQEVVRAAPGEPHHHQKVAELLQRLGRTQEAIAAYSLAAESWAQTGKLLRAIALCKLILQLDGTHTATQSFLANLQARQDPPRGVPSRTALPLPPGLKPARALPESAPLAPMAPIPLFASLGREMFLEMLAGVERSVFQAGERILQEGAPGRSMFVIVEGEVNVVRQGQEGQPFTVATLGEGGFFGEMALLYAVPRLASVVAGTRTVLLEFSRDRMEHIATRYPQMAEVVQRLYQGRLLANVLRSNPLFAAWPEALQRGVAQAFTPIAVPAGEELLTRGQPAHQLYFLLRGHCTVFHKHLDGHETPYPHMEEGAVFGEVSLLRSRLVTASVRTTTPCVLLKLEQNHLERLLMTYPTLREELRQLGSERLLRTTQLLSGQTLARASTCV, from the coding sequence ATGGCCGCCCAGAGCCGCGCCGCACTGTCCGCCTTCCCCAAGCCTTCCACCCCTCCCCGGAGCAAGCCCGTTGCCGTCCAACCCCGGAACGGAGGCGGCGAGGCGCTGACCCGGACCCTGCGGGAGACCAAGGACCGAGGCATGGAGCTGCTCGCCAAGGGGCGATGGGAGGCAGCGCTCGAGATGTTCCAGGAGGTGGTGCGCGCCGCCCCTGGCGAGCCCCACCACCATCAGAAGGTGGCCGAGCTGCTCCAGCGCCTCGGACGAACGCAGGAGGCCATCGCGGCGTATTCGCTGGCGGCGGAGTCCTGGGCCCAGACAGGCAAGCTCCTGCGCGCCATCGCCCTGTGCAAGCTCATCCTCCAACTCGATGGGACCCACACCGCGACCCAGTCCTTCCTGGCGAACCTCCAGGCCCGGCAGGACCCGCCTCGCGGCGTGCCTTCGCGCACGGCCCTGCCCCTGCCTCCCGGGTTGAAGCCCGCCCGGGCCCTGCCCGAGTCGGCCCCCCTCGCGCCGATGGCGCCCATCCCCCTGTTCGCTTCCCTGGGACGCGAGATGTTCCTGGAGATGCTCGCGGGCGTCGAGCGAAGCGTGTTCCAGGCGGGCGAGCGCATCCTCCAGGAGGGAGCCCCCGGCCGCTCCATGTTCGTCATCGTGGAAGGGGAGGTGAACGTGGTGCGCCAGGGCCAGGAGGGCCAGCCTTTCACCGTGGCCACCTTGGGAGAGGGCGGCTTCTTCGGAGAGATGGCCCTACTCTATGCGGTGCCCCGGCTCGCCAGCGTGGTGGCCGGAACGCGCACGGTGCTCCTGGAGTTCTCCCGGGATCGGATGGAGCACATCGCCACGCGCTACCCCCAGATGGCGGAGGTGGTGCAGCGCCTCTATCAGGGCCGACTGCTCGCCAATGTGCTGCGCAGCAATCCCCTCTTCGCCGCCTGGCCGGAGGCGCTCCAGCGCGGGGTGGCGCAAGCCTTCACCCCCATCGCCGTCCCGGCGGGCGAGGAACTGCTGACGCGGGGGCAACCCGCCCACCAGCTCTACTTCCTGCTGCGCGGCCACTGCACCGTCTTCCACAAACACCTGGATGGCCACGAGACGCCCTACCCTCACATGGAGGAAGGGGCCGTCTTCGGAGAGGTGTCCCTGCTGCGCAGCAGGCTCGTCACCGCCTCGGTCCGCACCACGACCCCCTGCGTGCTGCTGAAGCTGGAGCAAAACCACCTCGAGCGGCTCCTGATGACCTACCCCACCCTGCGTGAGGAATTGCGGCAACTGGGCTCCGAACGCTTGCTGCGCACCACGCAATTGCTGTCTGGGCAAACGCTGGCCCGCGCCTCGACGTGCGTGTGA
- a CDS encoding adenylate/guanylate cyclase domain-containing protein, which yields MWLIMNPGLLTESVVPLPEGPTSIGRTEENSLCVLHASLSRRHARVERRGEHVVLFDLNSKNGTFLGESRVDQRELRVGDTFRCGEVSFKLVAALGEVKPTHVQPLRTRFSPASMEELLSEQTLTNNSILKVRQMAGGDSRIADKLQVLLKVSHLLSELGPIDEMLERIIQLVFQILEVDRAAIFLVDASSGALRPRVARLSSGQTPSQSFYSQQIVDYVRTRSVAALFADALQDSRLDGASSVMLQSIQGSMCVPLKARDEVLGVLYVDNLTQANRFTQEDLEFLTAFGNQAAIALEISLLSQRLAEEAALRNSYLRFFPPSVIKKIQGSRGAPLDIVETEVTVLFSDITGFTSLSSTLNPRQVVDLLNEYFPVMADIVFRHEGTLEKYIGDALMAVWGAPFPQPDDADRALRAAVEMQRALVDLNARWREQGKPELQIHVGLNTGRVAAGNIGSEHYLQYATIGDATNVASRICSAAEAGEICIAETTLQRCAVRPWPLAKLAPVHVKGKTEPLTLYRVDWRDAPPT from the coding sequence ATGTGGCTCATCATGAACCCTGGCCTGCTCACGGAGAGCGTGGTGCCGCTGCCCGAGGGCCCCACGAGCATCGGCCGGACGGAGGAGAACAGCCTCTGCGTGCTCCACGCCAGCCTGTCGCGCCGGCACGCCCGGGTGGAGCGCCGCGGCGAGCACGTGGTGCTCTTCGACCTGAACAGCAAGAACGGGACGTTCCTCGGTGAAAGCCGGGTGGACCAGCGCGAGCTGCGCGTCGGGGACACCTTCCGGTGCGGCGAGGTGTCCTTCAAGCTGGTGGCGGCGCTGGGCGAAGTGAAGCCCACGCACGTCCAGCCGCTCCGCACCCGCTTCTCGCCCGCCTCCATGGAGGAGCTGCTCTCCGAGCAGACCCTCACCAACAACTCCATCCTCAAGGTCCGGCAGATGGCCGGAGGGGACAGCCGCATCGCCGACAAGCTCCAGGTGCTGCTCAAGGTGAGCCACCTCTTGTCCGAGCTGGGCCCCATCGACGAGATGCTGGAGCGCATCATCCAGCTCGTCTTCCAGATCCTCGAGGTGGACCGGGCCGCCATCTTCCTGGTGGACGCCTCGAGCGGCGCGCTGCGCCCCCGGGTGGCGCGGCTCTCCTCGGGCCAGACGCCCTCCCAGTCCTTCTACAGCCAGCAGATCGTCGATTATGTGCGCACCCGCAGCGTGGCAGCGCTCTTCGCAGATGCCTTGCAGGACTCCCGGCTGGATGGCGCCTCTTCGGTGATGTTGCAGTCCATCCAGGGCTCCATGTGCGTGCCGCTCAAGGCGCGCGACGAGGTGCTGGGCGTGCTGTACGTGGACAACCTCACCCAGGCGAACCGCTTCACCCAGGAGGACCTGGAGTTCCTCACCGCCTTCGGCAACCAGGCCGCCATCGCCCTGGAGATCTCCCTGCTCTCGCAGCGGCTGGCGGAGGAGGCCGCGCTGCGCAACTCCTACCTGCGCTTCTTCCCTCCCTCCGTCATCAAGAAGATCCAGGGCTCACGCGGGGCCCCGCTGGACATCGTCGAGACGGAGGTGACCGTCCTCTTCTCGGACATCACCGGCTTCACCTCCCTGTCCTCCACCCTGAACCCCCGCCAGGTGGTGGACCTGCTCAACGAGTACTTCCCCGTCATGGCCGACATCGTCTTCCGCCACGAGGGGACGCTCGAGAAGTACATCGGCGATGCGCTGATGGCGGTGTGGGGCGCGCCGTTTCCCCAGCCGGATGACGCGGACCGGGCCCTGCGCGCCGCGGTGGAGATGCAGCGCGCGCTGGTGGACCTGAACGCGCGCTGGCGGGAGCAAGGCAAGCCGGAGCTTCAGATTCACGTGGGGCTCAACACGGGCCGGGTCGCCGCGGGCAACATCGGCTCGGAGCACTACCTGCAATACGCCACCATCGGAGACGCCACCAACGTCGCCAGCCGCATCTGCAGCGCGGCCGAGGCCGGAGAGATTTGCATCGCCGAGACCACGCTCCAGCGCTGCGCTGTGCGGCCCTGGCCGCTGGCGAAGCTGGCGCCCGTTCACGTCAAGGGCAAGACGGAACCCCTGACGCTGTACCGGGTGGACTGGCGGGACGCGCCCCCGACATGA
- a CDS encoding protein kinase domain-containing protein, translated as MGAIWMALDSQLQRHVALKQMASHRVSSAEDRQRFAREAKAIARLHHPHVVQVHDYGVDGDVPYIVMELLEGEDLEALLERRQRLTPAAVTPLLLQVARALDAAHAAGIVHRDLKPANLFLARVDGEEVLKVLDFGLALLNEGTEPAPQGKELAGTPRYMSPEQMRGLTRLDRRSDLWSLGIVLYRCLTGQFPFSVDALEALRDGTSAPSFLPISQVAPELGKEADGFFARALAPEPAQRFASAQEMAVAFSALVLAGRPNRPSKILIVDDEPDTILVMQQRFRKQIEAAAYELIFATNGEEALEKLRQHPDTDVVLTDLNMPKMDGLSFLARVGEVNSLAKVIIVSAYSDMSNIRTAMNRGAFDFLVKPVSFQDLKTTLEKTLKHVGELRRMLRSTEENDLLRMFVHGGVVERVLSAVRTPLGVAGERVEATVVFIDVKNFLPVTRSELPDAAIRRLNANFEIIVSELVSSGGVVDKFVGDAVMAVFRGQGHLGRAIDACLQTRQRLSDLAFRSGEHSAYTHGVSIGLASGELLSGSIGAKALGRLDATVLGDVVNTAAWLAALASKDQLLIPAALRERLESSFECQGAGAHLLPGQKTPVPLYNIVHRKDAVVSTSDPTASTPPRKERADPRMVALNEGGD; from the coding sequence ATGGGTGCCATCTGGATGGCGCTCGACAGCCAACTCCAACGGCACGTGGCGCTCAAGCAGATGGCCTCCCATCGCGTCTCCTCCGCCGAAGACCGGCAGCGGTTCGCCCGAGAGGCGAAGGCCATTGCCCGGCTCCACCACCCCCATGTCGTCCAAGTGCACGACTACGGGGTCGATGGCGATGTGCCCTACATCGTCATGGAGCTGCTCGAGGGAGAGGACCTCGAAGCCCTGCTGGAGCGGCGGCAGCGGCTCACCCCCGCCGCGGTGACCCCGCTGCTCCTCCAGGTGGCGCGGGCGCTCGACGCGGCCCACGCGGCCGGCATCGTCCACCGGGACCTCAAGCCGGCCAACCTCTTCCTCGCCCGCGTAGACGGCGAGGAGGTGCTCAAGGTGCTCGACTTCGGGCTGGCCCTGTTGAACGAAGGCACCGAGCCCGCGCCCCAGGGCAAGGAGCTGGCAGGGACGCCCCGGTACATGAGCCCCGAGCAGATGCGGGGCCTGACCCGGCTGGACCGCCGCAGCGATCTCTGGTCCCTCGGCATCGTGCTCTACCGGTGCCTCACCGGTCAGTTCCCGTTCTCCGTGGATGCGTTGGAGGCCCTGCGCGACGGCACCTCCGCGCCCAGCTTCCTGCCCATCTCCCAGGTGGCGCCCGAGCTGGGCAAGGAGGCGGACGGCTTCTTCGCGCGCGCGCTGGCGCCAGAGCCTGCCCAGCGCTTCGCGTCCGCCCAGGAGATGGCGGTGGCGTTCTCCGCGCTGGTGCTGGCGGGCAGGCCCAACCGGCCCTCGAAGATCCTGATCGTGGACGACGAGCCCGACACGATCCTCGTGATGCAGCAGCGCTTCCGCAAACAGATCGAAGCCGCGGCCTACGAGCTGATCTTCGCCACCAACGGGGAGGAGGCCCTCGAGAAGCTGCGGCAACACCCGGACACGGATGTCGTCCTCACGGACCTCAACATGCCGAAGATGGACGGGCTGTCGTTCCTGGCCCGGGTGGGCGAGGTGAACTCCCTCGCCAAGGTCATCATCGTCTCGGCCTACAGCGACATGAGCAACATCCGGACGGCGATGAACCGGGGGGCCTTCGACTTCCTGGTGAAGCCCGTGAGCTTCCAGGACCTGAAGACCACGCTGGAGAAGACGCTCAAGCACGTGGGGGAGCTGCGCCGGATGCTGCGCTCCACCGAGGAGAACGACCTGCTGCGGATGTTCGTGCACGGCGGCGTCGTGGAGCGGGTGCTCTCGGCGGTCCGCACCCCCCTGGGGGTGGCCGGGGAGCGCGTGGAGGCCACCGTGGTGTTCATCGACGTGAAGAACTTCCTTCCCGTCACCCGCAGCGAGCTGCCCGACGCGGCCATTCGCCGGCTGAACGCCAACTTCGAGATCATCGTCTCCGAGCTGGTCTCCTCGGGGGGCGTGGTGGACAAGTTCGTGGGAGACGCGGTGATGGCCGTGTTCCGGGGCCAGGGCCACCTGGGCCGGGCCATCGATGCCTGCCTCCAGACACGCCAGCGGCTGAGCGACCTGGCCTTCCGCAGCGGCGAGCACTCCGCCTACACGCACGGGGTGAGCATCGGCCTGGCCTCCGGCGAGCTGCTCTCCGGGAGCATCGGGGCCAAGGCGCTGGGCCGCCTGGACGCCACGGTGCTCGGGGACGTGGTGAACACGGCCGCATGGCTCGCCGCCCTGGCCAGCAAGGATCAGCTCCTCATCCCCGCAGCGCTCCGCGAGCGGCTGGAGTCCAGCTTCGAATGCCAGGGGGCAGGCGCCCACCTGCTTCCGGGCCAGAAGACGCCCGTGCCTCTCTACAACATCGTGCACCGGAAAGATGCCGTGGTCTCGACCTCGGATCCCACGGCGTCGACCCCCCCGCGCAAGGAGCGAGCTGATCCCCGCATGGTCGCACTCAATGAAGGAGGGGACTAA